A region of Chloracidobacterium sp. DNA encodes the following proteins:
- a CDS encoding dipeptide ABC transporter ATP-binding protein, whose amino-acid sequence MSNIAAKTQVSTLLEVRHLVKHFPVENSADVVQAVDDVSFEIIAGETLGLVGESGCGKSTVGRCLLRLHEPTSGEVLFEGENIVGLPNNRMQSLRREMQIIFQDPYASLNPRLSIRQIVAEPLKIHNIGDKAEQNNRVADLLQKVGLDPKYADRYPHEFSGGQRQRIGIARALALNPKLIICDEPVSALDVSVQAQVVNLLQELQDEFGLTYLFISHGLAVVEHISDRVAVMYLGKIVEICDADELYEMPLHPYTKALLSAIPIPDPTKKRERIVLKGDIPTPINPPSGCRFRTRCPIAIGECANVEPELREITNGHFAACIRVDGY is encoded by the coding sequence ATGAGCAACATCGCTGCTAAGACTCAAGTATCAACTCTTCTCGAGGTTCGTCACCTCGTCAAGCACTTTCCTGTTGAAAACAGCGCTGATGTAGTTCAGGCGGTTGATGATGTTTCGTTTGAGATCATCGCAGGTGAGACGCTCGGCCTCGTCGGTGAATCGGGCTGCGGCAAATCAACTGTCGGAAGGTGTCTGCTTCGTCTGCATGAACCGACAAGTGGTGAAGTGTTGTTTGAAGGCGAAAATATTGTTGGCTTACCTAACAATAGAATGCAGTCGCTTCGCCGCGAGATGCAGATCATCTTTCAGGATCCATACGCGAGCCTAAATCCGCGACTGAGCATCCGACAGATCGTCGCCGAGCCGCTCAAGATCCATAACATCGGCGACAAAGCAGAACAGAACAATCGTGTAGCAGACCTGTTGCAAAAAGTTGGCCTTGACCCGAAATACGCCGACCGCTACCCGCACGAATTCTCCGGCGGACAACGCCAGCGAATCGGGATTGCGCGTGCCTTGGCTCTAAATCCAAAACTCATAATTTGCGACGAACCTGTGTCGGCTCTGGATGTATCGGTGCAGGCTCAGGTCGTGAATTTGCTGCAGGAACTGCAGGATGAATTTGGCCTGACGTATTTGTTTATTTCGCACGGCTTGGCGGTCGTCGAACATATTTCCGACCGCGTTGCTGTGATGTATCTAGGCAAGATCGTCGAGATCTGCGATGCTGACGAATTGTACGAAATGCCGCTGCATCCTTATACAAAGGCGTTGCTGTCCGCTATCCCGATTCCAGACCCAACAAAGAAGCGCGAAAGAATAGTATTAAAAGGCGACATTCCGACGCCGATAAATCCGCCGTCCGGTTGCCGTTTTCGCACTCGTTGCCCGATAGCTATTGGCGAATGTGCTAATGTGGAACCGGAATTACGCGAAATCACAAACGGGCATTTCGCCGCATGTATCCGAGTGGACGGATACTAG
- a CDS encoding ABC transporter ATP-binding protein yields MPNLLEVTNLRTQFPTRAGLVKSVDGVSFHIAEGELLGLVGESGCGKSITALSIMRLISSPGKITGGSIKFKGEEMTTASDERLRQIRGNDIAMIFQDPMTSLNPVFTVGEQIAEALRLHRKLDKKQAWAAAIEAMKEVSIPSPERRVSDYPHQLSGGMRQRVMIAMALACNPELLIADEPTTALDVTIQAQILELLDELRRTRKLAVLLITHDLGVVAEVADRVCVMYTGKIVEESGVDELFADPKHPYTRGLLRSVPKLTDAGSAKAVRLQTIEGTVPSPTNLPFGCHFAPRCEHRMEICIEGEIPLTELPNNVKVRCVLHDEKLKFTIARERTLSAEV; encoded by the coding sequence GTGCCCAATCTACTTGAAGTCACAAATCTAAGAACACAGTTTCCGACGCGGGCTGGGCTTGTTAAATCCGTCGATGGTGTGAGTTTTCATATCGCCGAAGGGGAACTGCTCGGCCTCGTCGGCGAGTCAGGCTGCGGCAAATCGATCACGGCGTTGTCGATAATGCGGCTGATTTCTTCACCGGGTAAAATCACGGGCGGTTCGATCAAATTTAAAGGTGAAGAGATGACGACTGCGTCCGATGAACGTCTTCGCCAGATACGCGGTAATGACATCGCGATGATCTTTCAGGACCCGATGACGTCGCTCAATCCGGTCTTTACTGTTGGCGAACAGATTGCGGAAGCGTTGCGGCTGCATCGAAAACTGGACAAGAAACAGGCATGGGCAGCAGCGATAGAGGCAATGAAAGAGGTCTCTATACCGTCGCCTGAACGCCGCGTTTCCGACTATCCTCATCAGCTTTCCGGCGGTATGCGGCAGCGTGTAATGATCGCAATGGCACTTGCCTGCAACCCCGAATTGCTCATTGCCGACGAACCCACAACTGCTTTAGATGTAACGATTCAGGCGCAAATACTTGAACTGTTAGATGAGCTTCGAAGAACACGAAAATTGGCCGTTTTGCTCATCACTCACGACCTCGGAGTAGTTGCCGAAGTCGCCGATCGCGTCTGCGTGATGTACACCGGCAAGATCGTCGAGGAATCAGGCGTTGACGAGCTATTTGCCGATCCAAAACATCCATACACAAGAGGTCTTCTACGTTCGGTGCCTAAACTAACCGACGCAGGCTCCGCAAAGGCTGTCCGGCTTCAAACTATCGAAGGCACAGTACCAAGCCCGACAAATCTTCCGTTCGGCTGCCATTTCGCTCCTCGTTGCGAGCATCGAATGGAGATCTGCATCGAAGGAGAAATACCGTTGACCGAATTGCCGAACAATGTAAAGGTTCGTTGCGTTTTGCATGATGAAAAACTGAAATTCACTATTGCGAGGGAGAGAACCTTATCGGCTGAGGTTTAG
- a CDS encoding PD40 domain-containing protein, giving the protein MFKQVLSAAAVVLFLVVCSQAQTKLLRFPDIYGDRVVFTYGGDLWTTSGSGGTATRLTAHAGVETYAKFSPDGKWIAFTGQYDGDEQVYVMPSGGGEPKQLTFYPSKGPLAPRWGHDNQVLGWTKDGKVFFRSQRDSWALPIAKLYTVSPQGGPAETLPMPEAGSGDFSPDGSKMVYSPRFRDFRPEKRYSGGQANKLYTYDLATNDVKLISDSPRACRDAMWIGSTIYYNSDKDGKFNLYAYDTASGKTTQVTKNRDWDIRWPSSDNQNQIIYERDGELERMDVGSKKTTKLTINVPDDGVNKRKRQASVGNQIGNYGLSPKGERALFSARGDIFTAPIEKGGVRNLTKSSDAHDRFPAWSPDGKTVAYISDKSGEEEIWTVAQDGSTPPQQITTGGSAQRYGTTWSPDGKKIAFSDKDGKVYVVTVATKQLQMVADGPNGQIRDYDWSPKGNFLAYSMQSPNRQSAIYIWSATDNKSTRVTPEMFGSRSPAFDPSGSYLYFLSDREFAPQIAGAEFNYATNRSTQIYSLTLQTAGKNPFPYENDEVAITEEKKEGPPTPPAGPPAPKPETPEIINFEGIEKRVVKVPLPADNYSGLSINKGNLIYAVSPAFYYGRQAETSGSLRIYSLKDRKETTLMQPGGGYAISADGMKILAGGPGGFSILDANSNGDKTRKPVSTSGLITEIDPVAEWNQIFNEVWRRYRDWFYAKNMHGFDWAKIREDYKKWLPYVAHRSDLNYVISEMASELTVQHAYIDGGDFNLPPRVRVALPGARFDVDKAAGRYKISKIFGGQNEEDIYRSPLTEVGSEAKVGDYVLAINGEDVSTDKDIYSYLRGKADTTVTLTVNSSPTSTGSRTVTFRPIGNESDLNYLDWVEGNRRRVDQMSNGRLGYLHIPDMGAPGIREFIKWYYPQLNKEGLVIDVRVNGGGNVSRMLIERLSRKVLGVNFSTGNEDASTYPDGAFMGPMIAILNENSSSDGDIFPYMFRQAGLGQLVGKRSWGGVVGIGNQGNLIDGGSVSVPSSALANTNGEYIIEGYGVDPDIEVDNDPKSVIAGGDPQLERSIAELMKKINATPVKLPKRPADPNKNK; this is encoded by the coding sequence ATGTTCAAACAAGTGCTTTCGGCCGCTGCGGTCGTTCTTTTTCTTGTAGTATGCTCGCAGGCTCAGACCAAGCTTTTGCGCTTTCCTGATATCTACGGCGACCGCGTCGTTTTCACTTACGGCGGCGACCTGTGGACAACCTCCGGCAGTGGAGGAACTGCAACACGCCTCACCGCTCATGCGGGCGTGGAAACCTATGCCAAATTCTCGCCCGATGGTAAATGGATCGCGTTTACGGGCCAGTACGACGGCGACGAGCAGGTCTATGTAATGCCATCCGGCGGCGGCGAGCCGAAACAACTGACATTCTATCCATCAAAGGGGCCATTAGCTCCGCGTTGGGGTCATGACAATCAGGTGCTTGGTTGGACAAAGGACGGCAAAGTTTTTTTCCGCAGCCAAAGAGATTCGTGGGCGTTGCCGATCGCAAAGCTATATACAGTTTCTCCGCAGGGCGGTCCGGCAGAAACTTTGCCGATGCCCGAAGCCGGTTCGGGAGATTTTTCGCCTGATGGGTCCAAGATGGTCTATTCGCCGAGATTTCGAGATTTTCGTCCCGAAAAACGTTACAGCGGCGGACAGGCAAATAAACTCTATACTTACGATCTGGCAACCAACGATGTCAAGCTCATCTCCGACAGCCCTCGAGCCTGCCGCGACGCGATGTGGATCGGCAGCACGATCTATTACAACTCTGATAAGGATGGCAAATTTAATCTTTACGCCTACGACACGGCAAGCGGCAAAACAACGCAGGTCACAAAGAACCGCGATTGGGACATTCGATGGCCGAGTTCCGATAACCAAAACCAGATCATTTACGAACGTGACGGTGAACTCGAACGAATGGATGTCGGTTCAAAAAAGACAACAAAACTGACGATCAATGTTCCCGACGACGGTGTCAATAAACGAAAACGTCAGGCTTCGGTTGGAAATCAGATAGGCAATTATGGCTTGAGCCCAAAAGGCGAACGTGCATTGTTCTCCGCTCGCGGTGATATTTTCACGGCACCGATCGAAAAAGGCGGCGTTCGCAATCTCACAAAATCGTCGGACGCTCACGATCGTTTTCCGGCTTGGTCTCCGGACGGCAAAACCGTTGCCTACATTTCGGACAAAAGCGGCGAAGAAGAAATTTGGACAGTTGCACAGGATGGCTCAACGCCGCCGCAACAGATAACGACCGGCGGCAGCGCACAGCGATACGGCACTACATGGTCGCCCGACGGAAAGAAGATCGCCTTTAGCGACAAGGACGGAAAGGTCTATGTCGTTACTGTCGCGACAAAACAGCTTCAAATGGTAGCCGATGGGCCGAACGGACAAATTCGCGATTACGACTGGTCACCGAAAGGGAATTTTCTTGCCTATTCAATGCAAAGCCCTAATCGTCAATCAGCCATTTATATATGGAGTGCGACGGATAATAAAAGTACTCGCGTAACACCGGAAATGTTTGGTTCAAGAAGCCCCGCTTTCGATCCAAGCGGCTCATATCTCTATTTTTTAAGTGACCGCGAATTTGCGCCGCAGATCGCCGGTGCTGAATTTAACTACGCAACCAACCGATCAACACAGATATATTCGTTGACACTACAAACAGCTGGAAAAAATCCTTTCCCTTACGAAAACGACGAAGTAGCGATCACTGAAGAGAAAAAAGAAGGTCCGCCAACTCCACCTGCCGGACCGCCTGCGCCAAAACCGGAAACACCCGAAATAATAAATTTTGAAGGCATCGAAAAGCGCGTCGTCAAAGTGCCGCTGCCGGCCGATAATTATAGTGGGCTTTCGATAAACAAAGGGAACTTGATCTACGCAGTGTCGCCGGCATTCTATTATGGCCGCCAAGCAGAAACGTCAGGATCGCTTCGCATCTATTCACTCAAGGATCGAAAAGAAACAACGCTAATGCAGCCTGGCGGAGGATATGCAATCTCGGCTGATGGAATGAAAATACTTGCAGGCGGGCCGGGCGGCTTCTCTATCCTGGATGCCAATTCAAATGGCGACAAAACTCGAAAGCCAGTATCAACTTCCGGCCTGATAACTGAGATCGATCCAGTTGCCGAATGGAATCAGATCTTTAATGAAGTTTGGCGGCGTTATCGTGATTGGTTCTACGCCAAGAATATGCACGGCTTCGACTGGGCAAAGATCCGCGAAGATTACAAAAAGTGGCTGCCGTATGTGGCTCATCGTTCGGACCTAAATTACGTCATCTCTGAGATGGCATCTGAGTTGACTGTCCAACACGCATACATTGACGGAGGTGACTTTAATCTGCCGCCGCGTGTTCGCGTAGCGTTGCCGGGAGCCAGATTTGATGTTGATAAAGCAGCCGGCCGTTATAAGATCAGTAAGATCTTTGGCGGGCAAAACGAAGAGGACATCTACCGTTCACCGCTTACCGAAGTTGGCAGCGAAGCAAAGGTCGGCGATTACGTTCTCGCAATAAACGGCGAAGATGTATCGACGGACAAAGATATATATTCATATTTGCGCGGAAAGGCTGACACGACTGTAACGCTAACCGTTAATAGTTCCCCAACCTCGACAGGGTCTCGTACTGTCACATTTCGCCCTATCGGCAACGAATCTGATCTGAACTATTTAGATTGGGTCGAAGGCAATCGCCGTCGCGTCGATCAAATGTCGAACGGACGGCTTGGTTATTTACATATTCCTGACATGGGCGCGCCTGGAATCCGCGAATTTATCAAATGGTACTATCCGCAGCTTAATAAGGAGGGTCTCGTAATCGATGTACGAGTAAATGGCGGCGGAAACGTCTCTCGAATGCTGATCGAACGCCTCAGCCGCAAGGTACTCGGTGTTAATTTCTCAACCGGTAACGAAGATGCATCTACCTATCCCGATGGAGCATTCATGGGGCCGATGATTGCCATTCTCAACGAAAACTCCTCATCGGATGGCGATATCTTTCCTTATATGTTTCGTCAGGCAGGCCTCGGCCAGCTTGTCGGCAAGCGAAGTTGGGGCGGCGTTGTCGGCATCGGCAATCAGGGCAACCTGATCGATGGCGGTTCCGTCAGCGTACCGTCTTCCGCATTGGCAAACACCAACGGCGAATATATCATTGAAGGCTACGGCGTCGATCCCGACATCGAGGTCGATAACGATCCAAAATCAGTCATCGCCGGCGGCGATCCGCAACTGGAACGCTCGATCGCCGAGTTGATGAAAAAAATAAACGCAACCCCGGTCAAGCTGCCAAAACGACCGGCCGATCCGAATAAGAACAAATAG
- a CDS encoding PDZ domain-containing protein → MNQTFRLSLILIAVMFLTMSGFAQKTSTSAKIEPSRTVKPATSKSSYPVTPETIRKEIAEALTVIESGHVDGKDLKYNDLFKTTIDTMLHTLDPHSNYYDAKDNEQFRTEQNAEYYGIGATIGDLSAPDGKIIATYIKATFPGAPANMAGLKYGDRIVSFSGQRVLADGKTVDIKNESMLGKPFIEVRSYLRGTKGTTINLTVERAATGEKETVAITRGAVSQPAVSEAYMIRPGVGYMAMRGQFTRTIYREFVDGMISLRAQGMRQLVLDLRDNGGGLVQQAYNIARVFLSSGQTVFTQKGRIEGVTETYRSDNPSPDRSPIVMLVNRGTASASEILAGALQDHDRALIVGENTFGKGLVQNPFGDIGYDSMLLLTIAKYQTPSGRVIQRDYSNGDLYNYYTDGGSFRDDAADSSPKGVASKTDTGREVYGGGGIDPDVVIKPKTITFERNRAEQKIVSPIFAFALDLVNGRVKGFENYKIEKPVDYDYDIKASDFPVTSDLFQAFKQYAADKYKLPATQADAEREFIERTLRSELITAAYGSQTSFQVINEYDDQLLKAIDLLPRAKQLAMQSEKARSTGSKIGNPAN, encoded by the coding sequence GTGAATCAAACCTTTAGACTGTCATTGATCCTGATAGCGGTGATGTTTTTAACGATGTCGGGCTTTGCCCAAAAGACTTCGACCTCAGCAAAGATCGAGCCCAGCCGAACTGTTAAACCTGCTACAAGTAAGTCATCGTACCCCGTTACACCGGAAACTATTCGAAAAGAAATTGCCGAAGCTCTTACGGTAATTGAAAGCGGACATGTTGACGGAAAGGATTTGAAATATAACGACCTATTTAAGACGACTATAGATACTATGCTTCACACGCTCGACCCGCATTCAAATTATTATGATGCGAAGGATAACGAGCAGTTTCGAACGGAGCAAAATGCTGAATATTATGGTATCGGCGCGACCATCGGCGACCTGAGCGCGCCTGATGGCAAGATCATTGCCACCTATATTAAAGCTACTTTTCCCGGAGCTCCTGCAAATATGGCCGGACTGAAGTACGGTGACAGGATCGTCTCTTTTAGCGGTCAGCGTGTTCTCGCGGATGGGAAAACGGTTGACATAAAAAATGAGTCAATGTTAGGTAAGCCCTTTATCGAAGTTCGGTCGTACCTGAGAGGGACGAAAGGAACCACGATCAATCTCACGGTCGAGCGTGCGGCTACGGGCGAAAAAGAAACCGTGGCGATCACTCGCGGGGCGGTTTCACAGCCTGCGGTCAGCGAAGCCTATATGATCCGGCCGGGCGTCGGATACATGGCGATGCGCGGTCAGTTTACCAGAACGATCTATCGTGAGTTTGTCGACGGAATGATCTCATTGAGGGCTCAAGGTATGCGGCAGCTCGTCCTCGATCTCCGTGATAACGGCGGCGGATTGGTTCAACAGGCTTATAACATTGCGAGAGTGTTTCTTTCTTCAGGGCAAACTGTATTTACGCAAAAGGGACGGATCGAAGGGGTTACAGAGACTTACCGTTCAGACAATCCTTCGCCTGACAGATCGCCGATCGTTATGCTCGTCAATCGCGGCACCGCGTCAGCATCTGAGATACTTGCGGGAGCATTACAGGATCATGACCGTGCTTTGATCGTTGGTGAAAATACGTTTGGCAAAGGACTCGTACAGAATCCTTTTGGGGATATTGGCTATGATTCAATGTTGCTGCTTACTATCGCCAAATACCAAACGCCGTCCGGACGAGTGATTCAAAGGGATTATTCAAACGGCGATCTTTATAACTACTATACCGATGGCGGCAGTTTTCGTGATGATGCCGCTGACTCTTCACCAAAAGGAGTTGCTAGTAAAACAGATACCGGCCGTGAGGTTTACGGTGGCGGCGGTATAGATCCAGACGTGGTTATCAAGCCAAAGACGATAACCTTTGAGAGAAACCGCGCGGAACAGAAGATAGTGAGCCCGATATTCGCTTTCGCTCTCGACCTTGTTAATGGACGGGTCAAAGGTTTTGAAAATTACAAGATCGAGAAACCGGTCGATTATGATTACGATATCAAAGCTTCGGATTTTCCAGTCACTTCCGACTTGTTTCAGGCCTTTAAGCAATATGCGGCTGATAAATATAAACTGCCGGCAACGCAAGCTGATGCCGAACGTGAATTTATTGAACGCACGTTGAGATCTGAATTGATCACTGCTGCCTATGGATCGCAAACCTCTTTCCAGGTTATTAATGAATACGATGATCAGCTATTAAAGGCTATCGATTTGTTGCCGCGAGCGAAACAGCTCGCTATGCAAAGTGAAAAAGCTAGGTCAACTGGTTCAAAGATTGGTAATCCGGCAAACTAA
- a CDS encoding S9 family peptidase — translation MKRIFSIFGFVVLAAFVVSAQLTFNVNDLLGVKRVSDPQLSPDGKTIAYTIGILNKDANKVVNQIWTMNTDGSRQRQITNGSTSSSSPRWSPDSKWLAYAFGGQIWMMQSDGDDKKQVTTISTGAGGPVWSPDGKWIAFTSDVYPECASDDCNKIEDDKAEKSKVKAHVTERLLFKHWVEWRDRKRIHVFVVSAKGGPARDVTPGDFDSPPYAAASGVDYAFSPDGSSIVYLKNPDKVEATSTNSDIYILPLAGGQAKHITAGMNGYDASPVYTPDGKYLLFRSQATATFEADRWRLMRYNPQNGEIVELTQGFDQQVDEMVVSSDSKTIYFTAGESGRAPIFSVPVEPNFKLRIATHVKKIVDGVFATNLNISPDGATIVFASSSLAAPAEIMKVNADGSGLAQLTTANVSGLASFALQKAEEMNWKGALGQNIHGFLVKPSRFDPTKKYPLIVLIHGGPQSAFNDSWSYRWNAQVFANQGYVVFMPNPRGSTGYGQKFVNEISGDWGGKAYVDIMNGVADVTKKPFIDKSRIGAAGASYGGYMVDWILGHNNDPRFKFKALVSHAGVYNLESMATSTEELWFVNWEFKGYPWQNRSQYEKWSPNRYAGNFATPTLVTAGELDYRVPVDQSLQLYTTLQLKGVESKLIVFPDEGHWILKPQNSEFWYNNVTAWFAKYLKP, via the coding sequence ATGAAACGCATATTTTCGATTTTTGGTTTTGTTGTGTTGGCGGCTTTTGTAGTTTCGGCTCAGCTAACTTTTAACGTAAATGACCTTCTCGGTGTAAAGCGAGTTAGCGATCCGCAGTTGTCGCCGGATGGAAAAACCATCGCATATACGATCGGCATCCTTAATAAAGACGCTAATAAAGTCGTCAATCAGATTTGGACGATGAATACCGACGGCAGCAGACAGCGTCAGATCACAAATGGTTCAACTTCGAGTTCATCTCCCCGATGGTCGCCCGACAGCAAATGGCTCGCTTACGCGTTCGGTGGACAGATATGGATGATGCAATCAGACGGCGATGATAAAAAGCAGGTCACGACTATCTCAACAGGTGCCGGCGGACCGGTTTGGTCGCCTGACGGTAAATGGATAGCTTTTACGTCTGACGTTTATCCTGAATGTGCGTCAGACGACTGTAACAAAATTGAAGATGACAAAGCGGAAAAGAGTAAAGTCAAAGCACATGTAACCGAACGACTGCTTTTCAAACATTGGGTCGAATGGCGTGATCGCAAACGGATACATGTTTTTGTTGTCTCAGCAAAGGGTGGTCCGGCTCGCGATGTGACGCCGGGCGATTTTGACTCGCCTCCGTATGCGGCGGCATCGGGAGTCGATTATGCATTTTCTCCTGACGGATCGAGCATTGTTTATCTAAAAAACCCTGACAAGGTTGAAGCAACTTCCACAAACAGCGATATTTATATTCTGCCGCTTGCAGGTGGTCAAGCTAAACATATTACGGCTGGTATGAATGGCTACGACGCTTCGCCGGTATATACGCCGGACGGTAAGTATTTGCTCTTCCGTTCGCAGGCGACGGCCACGTTTGAAGCCGACCGCTGGCGGTTGATGCGTTACAATCCGCAGAATGGCGAGATCGTCGAATTGACGCAGGGCTTTGATCAGCAGGTCGATGAAATGGTCGTGTCATCTGACAGCAAGACGATCTATTTCACGGCCGGCGAAAGCGGTCGAGCACCGATCTTCAGTGTTCCCGTAGAGCCTAATTTTAAGCTTCGCATCGCGACGCATGTAAAGAAAATTGTCGATGGTGTGTTCGCCACAAACCTGAATATTTCACCGGATGGAGCAACGATCGTCTTCGCTTCAAGTTCACTTGCAGCTCCGGCGGAGATCATGAAGGTTAATGCTGACGGCAGCGGCCTAGCTCAACTTACGACGGCCAACGTTTCCGGGCTTGCATCATTTGCTCTGCAAAAAGCGGAGGAAATGAATTGGAAAGGTGCTTTGGGGCAGAACATTCACGGCTTTCTTGTAAAACCGTCAAGATTTGATCCGACCAAGAAGTATCCGTTGATCGTTCTTATTCACGGAGGGCCGCAGAGCGCATTTAACGATAGCTGGAGTTATCGTTGGAATGCACAGGTTTTTGCAAATCAAGGTTATGTCGTCTTCATGCCCAATCCGCGCGGCTCGACCGGTTATGGTCAGAAGTTTGTCAATGAAATATCTGGTGATTGGGGCGGAAAGGCATACGTAGATATTATGAATGGTGTTGCCGATGTCACGAAAAAACCATTCATCGACAAATCGCGTATTGGCGCAGCAGGTGCAAGTTATGGCGGATACATGGTTGATTGGATACTCGGACATAATAATGATCCGCGTTTCAAATTCAAGGCTTTGGTCTCGCATGCCGGCGTTTACAATCTTGAAAGCATGGCCACCTCGACCGAAGAACTCTGGTTTGTGAATTGGGAATTTAAGGGCTACCCATGGCAGAACAGATCGCAATATGAAAAATGGTCACCAAATCGTTACGCGGGAAATTTTGCGACACCTACACTTGTAACGGCCGGGGAACTCGACTATCGCGTTCCAGTCGATCAGAGTTTGCAGCTTTACACGACGTTGCAGCTAAAAGGTGTCGAATCGAAACTTATTGTTTTTCCGGACGAAGGACATTGGATCTTGAAGCCGCAGAATTCCGAGTTTTGGTATAACAACGTGACGGCTTGGTTCGCTAAGTATCTGAAGCCATAA
- a CDS encoding M1 family metallopeptidase: MKPTKHSFPFVFAAIIMVAAFSAIGQSPRPNFNRPQTFDAQHYTIRASFDRVNKKVFGDTTVSLKPLAAGFRVVELDAVSLAFDSVKLESSGIDLQYKVVSDKISITLDKAYGPDDLISIRLKYTASPKKGVYFVAADEKHSSQVWTQGEAEEARHWFPSFDFPSDKATTEEYITAEKGETVIGNGELLDKIENENGTVTWHYKMPVPHSIYLVSFVIGKYTKIEDRHKETPLGFYVYPGKEGTALKAFGDTKKMLAVFEELTGVPFPFNKYDQTVVSQFKFGGMENITATTMSDTDIFIADFDFGKDIVTDLVSHELAHSWFGDLVTCRNWAELWLNEGFATYMEAAYLEKAVGRDSYLGKVRTDAAVFLVDDVVSRKRHALYNLRAGDADALFDNPAVTYNKGGVVLHMLREQVGTDIFWRAINVYLNRHKFANVESTDLQKVMEEVSGQNLKWFFDQWVYAAGVPQLKIGQTYNPRTKTLAVTITQTQKIDPITPTVFRLPLDISIKTTSGETAEKIDVSKRVQTFIFKTANPTEVLIDKDEKVPLKRVTMSKMVLVR, encoded by the coding sequence ATGAAACCTACTAAGCATTCGTTTCCTTTTGTTTTCGCCGCGATCATTATGGTCGCGGCTTTTTCGGCCATTGGACAAAGCCCAAGGCCTAACTTCAATAGGCCGCAAACTTTCGATGCTCAGCACTACACGATCCGCGCGAGTTTCGACCGTGTAAACAAGAAGGTCTTCGGTGACACAACCGTTTCCTTAAAACCGCTGGCAGCAGGATTTCGAGTGGTCGAGCTGGATGCCGTGAGCCTTGCTTTCGATTCGGTAAAGCTTGAAAGTTCCGGTATCGATCTACAATACAAAGTCGTTTCCGACAAGATCTCCATAACACTTGATAAAGCTTACGGCCCTGACGACCTGATTTCGATCCGTCTCAAATATACTGCCTCGCCAAAGAAGGGCGTTTATTTTGTCGCCGCTGATGAAAAACATTCATCACAGGTATGGACACAAGGCGAGGCGGAAGAAGCTCGACATTGGTTTCCGTCGTTCGACTTCCCTAGCGACAAGGCAACGACCGAGGAGTACATCACTGCCGAAAAAGGTGAAACTGTCATTGGCAATGGTGAGCTTCTCGACAAAATCGAGAATGAAAATGGAACCGTTACATGGCACTATAAGATGCCTGTTCCTCACTCGATTTATCTTGTATCATTTGTCATCGGGAAATACACAAAGATCGAGGATCGTCACAAAGAAACGCCTCTAGGTTTCTATGTCTATCCGGGCAAAGAAGGCACGGCATTAAAAGCGTTCGGCGACACAAAGAAGATGTTGGCCGTTTTCGAGGAACTGACCGGCGTTCCGTTTCCTTTTAACAAGTATGACCAAACTGTTGTTTCCCAATTTAAATTTGGCGGTATGGAAAACATCACGGCGACAACAATGTCGGATACTGACATTTTTATCGCGGATTTTGATTTTGGAAAAGACATCGTTACGGACCTCGTCTCGCACGAGTTGGCCCATTCGTGGTTTGGCGATCTTGTGACCTGCCGCAATTGGGCCGAGCTGTGGCTGAACGAAGGTTTTGCAACCTATATGGAAGCTGCATATCTTGAAAAGGCTGTCGGGCGCGACAGTTACCTTGGAAAGGTGCGAACTGACGCGGCCGTATTTCTCGTCGATGATGTAGTGAGCAGAAAGCGTCATGCTCTTTATAATCTGCGTGCGGGCGATGCTGACGCCTTATTTGATAACCCCGCCGTGACATATAACAAAGGCGGAGTCGTTCTGCATATGCTGCGTGAGCAAGTTGGCACCGACATATTTTGGCGTGCTATCAATGTGTATCTGAACCGCCACAAATTTGCCAATGTCGAATCGACCGATCTTCAAAAAGTGATGGAAGAAGTATCAGGCCAAAATCTCAAGTGGTTCTTTGACCAGTGGGTTTACGCTGCAGGGGTCCCGCAATTAAAGATCGGACAAACATACAATCCGCGAACAAAAACGCTGGCTGTCACGATCACTCAAACTCAAAAGATCGACCCAATAACGCCCACCGTTTTTCGCCTTCCACTCGACATAAGCATAAAAACGACTTCGGGTGAAACAGCCGAAAAGATCGATGTCTCAAAGCGAGTTCAGACCTTTATCTTCAAAACAGCCAACCCAACTGAAGTCTTGATTGATAAGGATGAAAAAGTGCCTCTAAAGCGCGTCACGATGAGCAAAATGGTATTAGTTCGTTAG